The Temnothorax longispinosus isolate EJ_2023e chromosome 7, Tlon_JGU_v1, whole genome shotgun sequence genome contains a region encoding:
- the Mat1 gene encoding CDK-activating kinase assembly factor MAT1 has product MDDQACPRCKTTKYRNPSLKMMVNVCGHALCESCVDLLFLKGSGSCPECKIPLRRANFRVQMFEDSMVEKEVNIRKRILRDFNKREEDFATLREYNDYLEEIETIIYNLANNIDVIETNKQIEQYKKDNKEQIAKSKSKLGRSEYELEEMIELEKQKDEERRLELAKEEVEAKKKKIREKEALIDELTFSDANAKNIVESFASAIQTQKKEAKAAVSPAVRATQFSTGIKFGNQANQNYSVPKVEEGPLYSYTPIRQQIEGPSPPNWRELQARGYVSHIRNECQVDRAGGFRAHVACLRALQEAMAGLYHNPSQRQAEFGAV; this is encoded by the exons ATGGATGATCAAGCGTGTCCACGGTGTAAAACCACCAAATATCGGAATCCGTCGTTGAAGATGATGGTGAACGTCTGCGGTCACGCATTGTGCGAGAGCTGCGTGGACCTGCTCTTTCTGAAAG GCTCCGGATCCTGTCCAGAATGCAAGATTCCACTGAGGAGAGCAAACTTCAGAGTTCAAATGTTCGAGGATTCTATGGTGGAGAAGGAAGTGAACATAAGGAAGCGTATATTGCGAGATTTTAACAAAAGGGAAGAAGACTTTGCCACATTAAGGGAATATAACGATTATCTGGAGGAAATTGAGACGATAATATACAACCTGGCCAATAACATCGACGTAATTGAAACGAACAAGCAGATAGAGCAGTATAAGAAGGACAACAAGGAGCAAATAGCGAAGAGTAAATCTAAGCTCGGCAGAAGCGAGTACGAGCTGGAGGAGATGATAGAATTGGAGAAGCAGAAGGACGAGGAGAGGAGGCTAGAGCTTGCGAAGGAGGAGGTCGAggcgaagaagaaaaagattcgCGAGAAGGAGGCTCTGATCGACGAGCTGACGTTCTCCGACGCGAATGCTAAGAATATCGTGGAGTCGTTCGCTTCCGCGATACAGACCCAGAAGAAGGAGGCGAAGGCCGCCGTATCTCCCGCCGTTAGGGCGACTCAGTTTAGCACGGGAATTAAATTTGGCAATCAGGCAAATCAGAACTACTCGGTGCCAAAGGTAGAAGAAGGACCCCTCTATTCTTACACGCCTATCCGACAGCAGATAGAAGGGCCGTCGCCGCCTAACTGGCGGGAGCTCCAGGCTCGCGGATACGTTTCGCATATACGAAACGAGTGTCAGGTCGATAGAGCGGGTGGATTTAGAGCGCACGTCGCGTGCCTGCGAGCGTTGCAGGAAGCGATGGCCGGTTTGTATCACAACCCATCGCAACGACAAGCGGAATTCGGGGCTGTATGA